A genomic region of Parambassis ranga chromosome 7, fParRan2.1, whole genome shotgun sequence contains the following coding sequences:
- the usp19 gene encoding ubiquitin carboxyl-terminal hydrolase 19 isoform X1 — MASGGGGGGSETVGRRSGAHQRGGSGREGSSDLSSSTSKKKQKDRVNQESREAKRAATAAAAAADGVIAEVKKDVFVDWKQNVNEVTVRLRCGEGVQRIEDINTTFTDTHCNVCFPDGRQWSCQLQEEIEASCSRIQYKEKGGMLHLIMQKKIPFHIWPSLKSNKKKEVVPADNKNDTKPSVVLESSEKPKLPSMQPQLQPQPPSSPTHSESRRGIGKTERGVKRCLKNKPACDKDSIGVKSGDGSVSSSKSITRGELQPQEPSAKRTIVRPPKTTKEATLIADKDLPSVSSAVANGKVPPSNLPAGRSPQTQRRDGDNRAERLDSGQEQRLGLAAAIHTNTSQLPENQNQSLDSLGATGDISDSQLPTPISDCLKSVSLSKEVDSASSQKLGDQTDSKPEIDTVNQQSEQDTLMYQHLGTRQAVPVPAVAMAPKESLSPSVAVRQSNSDGEEKRDQSKEEPPLELNQQEAPEPMVNLQFVKNDSYEKGTDLMVVNVYMKGICRDTARVIFREQDFTLIFQTSDANFLRLHSDCGPNTVFKWQVKLRNLIHPEHCTYSFTPSRLDITLKKRHSQRWGGLEAPASQGAVGGAKVAVPSGPACMEKSQPGSSQHSLPAKEEPPRVGEEKPKAPKASPRVEDGGLDTVAPRTVSDHVAITKPEPTVTTPKPTCMVQPMTHAPPASNERHEEEEEKKVCLPGFTGLVNLGNTCFMNSVIQSLSNTRELRDYFLDRAFEAEINCNNPLGTGGRLAIGFAVLLRALWKGTHHAFQPSKLKAIVASKASQFTGYAQHDAQEFMAFLLDGLHEDLNRIQNKPYTETEDSDGRLDEVVAEEAWQRHKMRNDSFIVDLFQGQFKSKLVCPSCSKVSITFDPFLYLPVPLPQKQKVLSVFYFAKETHKKPIKFLVSVSKENSSTAEVLESISRSVRVKPENLRLAEVGKNRFQRMFLPSHSLDTVSSSDMLFCFEVLSKDLAKERVVLLRVQQKLQVPSIPISKCAACLKPPVSEEDKLKRCTRCYRVGYCNQVCQRTHWPNHKGMCRPNTENVGLPFLVSVPESRLSYARLTQLLEGYSRFSVNVFQPPFQSGRTSPESPQSRADLPSMTAGAAEGPGSGDEAVGGSSTVGAANLELDSHSLLPESQAEHSQASAIHPGDSDSLSSQTSLSTTQTTDSGFSEAVSSTSCCTIDPHAEKETSCEKAVRPEAAVTGYPHSSESASGHASQFYIALLDSNNKEQRLDEREDALVELPEDVTLELVWKNNERLKEYVLVKSKELEYEEDPGSLSETARAGHFTLEQCLNLFTKPEVLAPEEAWYCPKCQQHREASKQLLLWRLPNILIIQLKRFSFRSFIWRDKINDMVDFPVRNLDLSKFCIGQKDDIQQPPIYDLYAVINHYGGMIGGHYTAYARLPSDKNSQRSDVGWRLFDDSTVTMVEESQVVTRYAYVLFYRRRNSPVERPPRFLRPVGGESPTAAEATASQASLIWRELEEEEDGLDEGPHRLFRSALRRRQSNRHEEDEDRTTWRQRRHRMSDYPDDDCVRYFVLGTLTAVLALFVNLVYPLLYKANWS; from the exons ATGGccagcggtggtggtggtggtggtagtgaaACTGTGGGCCGTCGCAGTGGGGCTCATCAGAGAGGAGGTAGCGGCAGAGAAGGCAGCTCAGACCTGTCCTCCAGTACCAGtaagaagaagcagaaggacCGGGTCAaccaggagagcagagaggcaaAGAGGGCAgcaactgctgctgcagctgcagctgatggggTTATTGCAGAAGTCAAAAAAG atgtgtttgttgACTGGAAGCAGAATGTCAATGAAGTTACTGTCAGACTGCGCTGTGGGGAGGGTGTACAGAGGATAGAGGACATCAACACCACCTTCACAGATACACACTGCAATGTGTGCTTCCCTG ATGGAAGACAGTGGAGCTGCCAGTTGCAGGAAGAAATTGAGGCCTCCTGTAGCAGAATCCAGTATAAGGAAAAAGGAGGCATGCTGCATCTTATCATGCAGAAAAAGATTCCCTTTCACATTTGGCCTTCTCTCAAA TCCAACAAGAAGAAAGAGGTGGTACCCGCCGACAACAAAAATGACACGAAGCCATCTGTTGTCCTTGAGTCATCAGAGAAACCTAAACTACCCTCAATGCAGCCACAACTCCAGCCTCAGCCTCCTTCATCACCCACCCACAGTGAGTCAAGACGTGGCATTGGAAAAACCGAGCGGGGTGTTAAGCGCTGCcttaaaaacaaaccagcatgcgaCAAGGACTCTATAGGGGTGAAAAGTGGAGATGGCTCAGTCTCCTCCAGCAAGTCTATTACCagaggtgaactgcagcctcaGGAACCTAGTGCCAAGCGCACCATTGTACGGCCGCCCAAGACCACTAAGGAGGCTACACTAATAGCTGACAAAGACTTGCCCTCTGTCTCGTCTGCAGTAGCTAATGGTAAAGTCCCACCTTCAAATTTGCCCGCTGGTCGGAGCCCACAGACACAACGCAGGGATGGagacaacagagcagagaggctcGACAGTGGTCAGGAACAGAGACTGGGGCTGGCGGCTGCTATCCATACCAACACTAGTCAG tTGCCAGAGAATCAAAACCAGTCTTTGGACAGCTTGGGAGCAACAGGAGATATCAGTGACAGCCAGCTACCCACTCCCATAAGTGACTGCCTCAAATCTGTTAGCCTGAGCAAGGAAGTGGACTCTGCTTCTTCCCAAAAACTGGGAGACCAAACAGACTCTAAGCCAGAGATAGACACTGTTAATCAGCAATCAGAGCAGGATACTCTGATGTACCAGCACCTTGGAACAAGACAGGCAGTACCGGTGCCAGCTGTTGCGATGGCACCCAAGGAAAGCCTGTCACCCAGTGTAGCCGTGAGGCAGAGCAACAGTGATGGAGAGGAGAAACGGGACCAGTCAAAAGAAGAGCCGCCTCTGGAATTAAATCAGCAGGAAG CTCCAGAGCCAATGGTTAACCTGCAATTTGTAAAAAATGATTCGTACGAGAAGGGCACAGACTTGATGGTGGTCAATGTGTACATGAAAGGGATCTGTAGGGATACAGCCAGGGTCATCTTCAGGGAGCAGGACTTCACCCTCATCTTCCAAACAAG TGATGCTAACTTCCTGCGGCTTCATTCAGACTGTGGACCAAACACAGTCTTCAAGTGGCAAGTCAAACTCAG GAACCTGATCCACCCTGAGCACTGCACCTACTCCTTCACCCCATCCCGTCTCGACATCACCCTGAAGAAAAGACACAGCCAGCGCTGGGGAGGTCTGGAGGCCCCAGCTTCACAAG GTGCAGTGGGTGGTGCCAAGGTCGCTGTGCCCTCCGGTCCTGCCTGCATGGAGAAAAGCCAACCAGGCAGCAGCCAGCACAGCCTTCCAGCCAAGGAGGAGCCTCCAAGGGTTGGGGAGGAAAAACCCAAAGCCCCCAAGGCCTCACCTAGAGTGGAAGATGGCGGTCTGGATACTGTGGCACCTCGCACTGTTTCTGACCATGTTGCTATTACAAAGCCTGAACCAACTGTCACTACA CCTAAGCCTACCTGCATGGTTCAACCCATGACCCATGCACCTCCTGCCAGTAATGAGCgccatgaggaagaggaagagaagaaggtgTGCCTGCCTGGTTTTACAGGATTGGTCAACCTTGGCAACACCTGCTTTATGAACAGTGTCATCCAGTCCCTGTCCAACACCAGAGAACTCAGGGATTACTTCCTAG ACCGagcttttgaggcagaaataaacTGCAATAATCCGCTGGGAACAGGAGGCAGGCTAGCTATTGGCTTTGCTGTGCTGCTCAGGGCACTTTGGAAGGGAACACACCATGCCTTCCAACCCTCAAAACTCAAG GCAATTGTGGCCAGTAAAGCCAGTCAGTTTACGGGTTACGCTCAGCATGATGCTCAGGAGTTCATGGCCTTCTTACTGGACGGCCTCCATGAGGACTTGAACCGCATCCAGAATAAACcctacacagagacagaggactctGACGGACGGCTAGATGAG GTAGTGGCAGAGGAGGCGTGGCAGAGACACAAGATGAGGAATGACTCCTTCATAGTGGACCTCTTCCAGGGCCAGTTTAAATCCAAGCTTGTGTGCCCATCATGCTCCAAG GTGTCTATCACCTTTGACCCTTTCCTCTACCTGCCTGTTCCCTTGCCCCAGAAACAGAAGGTGCTCTCAGTTTTCTACTTTGCTAAGGAAACTCATAAAAAACCCATTAAG TTTTTGGTAAGTGTGAGCAAGGAAAACTCCAGCACTGCTGAAGTCCTTGAATCCATCTCCAGGAGTGTGAGAGTCAAGCCTGAAAACCTCAGACTGGCAGAG GTGGGGAAGAACCGGTTCCAGCGCATGTTCCTGCCATCCCATTCTCTGGACAcagtgtcctcctctgacaTGTTGTTCTGCTTTGAGGTGCTGTCTAAAGACCTGGCCAAAGAGAGAGTGGTCCTGCTCCGGGTGCAACAA AAACTCCAGGTTCCCAGCATCCCCATCTCGAAATGTGCTGCTTGCCTAAAGCCTCCAGTGTCTGAGGAAGATAAGCTGAAACGGTGCACTCGATGCTATCGTGTGGGCTACTGCAATCA AGTTTGTCAGAGGACCCACTGGCCTAATCACAAGGGAATGTGTCGACCCAACACAGAGAACGTAGGCCTGCCTTTCCTAGTTAGTGTGCCAGAGTCTCGACTTTCTTATGCCCGCCTCACCCAGTTGTTAGAGGGTTACTCCAG GTTTTCTGTAAACGTATTCCAGCCTCCTTTCCAGTCAGGCAGAACATCCCCAGAATCACCCCAGTCCCGAGCAGACCTCCCATCAATGacagctggagctgcagaggGGCCTGGGTCTGGGGATGAGGCAGTCGGTGGTAGCAGTACTGTAGGAGCTGCAAATCTAGAGCTGGACAGCCACTCTTTGTTGCCTGAATCCCAGGCAGAGCATTCTCAGGCCTCAGCTATTCACCCTGGGGATTCAGATTCCCTCTCTTCCCAGACTTCACTCTCGACTACACAGACTACAGATTCAGGATTCTCTGAGGCTGTCTCCTCCACTTCTTGCTGCACCATTGACCCTCATGCTGAAAAGGAGACATCCTGTGAGAAGGCAGTGCGACCAGAGG CTGCAGTAACAGGGTATCCGCACTCAAGTGAATCAGCATCAGGTCATGCCAGTCAGTTCTACatagctctgctggactctaaCAACAAGGAGCAACGGCTGGATGAGAGAG AGGATGCATTGGTTGAGCTCCCTGAAGATGTGACCCTGGAGCTGGTGTGGAAGAACAACGAACGCCTGAAGGAGTATGTGTTGGTGAAATCCAAGGAGCTGGAGTATGAAGAGGACCCTGGTTCTCTGAGTGAGACTGCCAGAGCAGGCCACTTCACCCTGGAACAGTGCCTCAATCTCTTCACAAAGCCAGAGGTGCTGGCACCAGAGGAGGCCTG GTACTGTCCAAAGTGCCAGCAGCACCGCGAagcctccaaacagctgttGCTGTGGCGTCTGCCCAACATTCTGATCATCCAGCTCAAACGCTTCTCCTTCAGGAGCTTCATCTGGAGGGACAAAATCAATGACATGGTTGACTTCCCTGTCAG GAATCTGGATCTGAGCAAGTTTTGTATTGGTCAGAAGGATGACATTCAACAACCTCCAATCTATGACTTGTATGCAGTCATCAACCATTATGGAGGAATGATAGGAGGTCACTATACAGCATATGCTCGCCTGCCCAGTGACAAGAACAGCCAGCGCAGTGATGTTG GCTGGCGTCTGTTCGATGACAGTACTGTGACAATGGTAGAAGAAAGTCAAGTGGTAACCCGCTATGCATATGTCCTGTTCTACCGGCGACGAAACTCACCCGTGGAGAGGCCGCCACGATTCCTCAGACCTGTTGGAGGAGAGTCACCCACTGCTGCAGAAGCTACAGCCAGCCAG GCCTCTCTCATATGGCGggaactggaggaggaggaagatggccTGGACGAAGGGCCCCACCGACTGTTCCGCTCTGCACTGCGGAGGCGACAGAGCAACAGAcatgaggaagatgaagacagGACAACGTGGCGGCAGCGCAGGCACAGAATGTCAGATTATCCCGACGACGACTGCGTGCGATATTTTGTTCTGGGCACTTTGACTGCAGTGCTTGCTCTGTTTGTCAATTTGGTCTATCCGCTTCTTTACAAAGCTAACTGGTCCTGA
- the usp19 gene encoding ubiquitin carboxyl-terminal hydrolase 19 isoform X3, producing the protein MASGGGGGGSETVGRRSGAHQRGGSGREGSSDLSSSTSKKKQKDRVNQESREAKRAATAAAAAADGVIAEVKKDVFVDWKQNVNEVTVRLRCGEGVQRIEDINTTFTDTHCNVCFPDGRQWSCQLQEEIEASCSRIQYKEKGGMLHLIMQKKIPFHIWPSLKSNKKKEVVPADNKNDTKPSVVLESSEKPKLPSMQPQLQPQPPSSPTHSESRRGIGKTERGVKRCLKNKPACDKDSIGVKSGDGSVSSSKSITRGELQPQEPSAKRTIVRPPKTTKEATLIADKDLPSVSSAVANGKVPPSNLPAGRSPQTQRRDGDNRAERLDSGQEQRLGLAAAIHTNTSQLPENQNQSLDSLGATGDISDSQLPTPISDCLKSVSLSKEVDSASSQKLGDQTDSKPEIDTVNQQSEQDTLMYQHLGTRQAVPVPAVAMAPKESLSPSVAVRQSNSDGEEKRDQSKEEPPLELNQQEAPEPMVNLQFVKNDSYEKGTDLMVVNVYMKGICRDTARVIFREQDFTLIFQTSDANFLRLHSDCGPNTVFKWQVKLRNLIHPEHCTYSFTPSRLDITLKKRHSQRWGGLEAPASQGAVGGAKVAVPSGPACMEKSQPGSSQHSLPAKEEPPRVGEEKPKAPKASPRVEDGGLDTVAPRTVSDHVAITKPEPTVTTPKPTCMVQPMTHAPPASNERHEEEEEKKVCLPGFTGLVNLGNTCFMNSVIQSLSNTRELRDYFLDRAFEAEINCNNPLGTGGRLAIGFAVLLRALWKGTHHAFQPSKLKAIVASKASQFTGYAQHDAQEFMAFLLDGLHEDLNRIQNKPYTETEDSDGRLDEVVAEEAWQRHKMRNDSFIVDLFQGQFKSKLVCPSCSKVSITFDPFLYLPVPLPQKQKVLSVFYFAKETHKKPIKFLVSVSKENSSTAEVLESISRSVRVKPENLRLAEVGKNRFQRMFLPSHSLDTVSSSDMLFCFEVLSKDLAKERVVLLRVQQKLQVPSIPISKCAACLKPPVSEEDKLKRCTRCYRVGYCNQVCQRTHWPNHKGMCRPNTENVGLPFLVSVPESRLSYARLTQLLEGYSRFSVNVFQPPFQSGRTSPESPQSRADLPSMTAGAAEGPGSGDEAVGGSSTVGAANLELDSHSLLPESQAEHSQASAIHPGDSDSLSSQTSLSTTQTTDSGFSEAVSSTSCCTIDPHAEKETSCEKAVRPEAAVTGYPHSSESASGHASQFYIALLDSNNKEQRLDEREDALVELPEDVTLELVWKNNERLKEYVLVKSKELEYEEDPGSLSETARAGHFTLEQCLNLFTKPEVLAPEEAWYCPKCQQHREASKQLLLWRLPNILIIQLKRFSFRSFIWRDKINDMVDFPVRNLDLSKFCIGQKDDIQQPPIYDLYAVINHYGGMIGGHYTAYARLPSDKNSQRSDVGWRLFDDSTVTMVEESQVVTRYAYVLFYRRRNSPVERPPRFLRPVGGESPTAAEATASQASSQSLFGTDLDPEGPPTLTPEVPSDLFAHSGECAATSYSNMEEVD; encoded by the exons ATGGccagcggtggtggtggtggtggtagtgaaACTGTGGGCCGTCGCAGTGGGGCTCATCAGAGAGGAGGTAGCGGCAGAGAAGGCAGCTCAGACCTGTCCTCCAGTACCAGtaagaagaagcagaaggacCGGGTCAaccaggagagcagagaggcaaAGAGGGCAgcaactgctgctgcagctgcagctgatggggTTATTGCAGAAGTCAAAAAAG atgtgtttgttgACTGGAAGCAGAATGTCAATGAAGTTACTGTCAGACTGCGCTGTGGGGAGGGTGTACAGAGGATAGAGGACATCAACACCACCTTCACAGATACACACTGCAATGTGTGCTTCCCTG ATGGAAGACAGTGGAGCTGCCAGTTGCAGGAAGAAATTGAGGCCTCCTGTAGCAGAATCCAGTATAAGGAAAAAGGAGGCATGCTGCATCTTATCATGCAGAAAAAGATTCCCTTTCACATTTGGCCTTCTCTCAAA TCCAACAAGAAGAAAGAGGTGGTACCCGCCGACAACAAAAATGACACGAAGCCATCTGTTGTCCTTGAGTCATCAGAGAAACCTAAACTACCCTCAATGCAGCCACAACTCCAGCCTCAGCCTCCTTCATCACCCACCCACAGTGAGTCAAGACGTGGCATTGGAAAAACCGAGCGGGGTGTTAAGCGCTGCcttaaaaacaaaccagcatgcgaCAAGGACTCTATAGGGGTGAAAAGTGGAGATGGCTCAGTCTCCTCCAGCAAGTCTATTACCagaggtgaactgcagcctcaGGAACCTAGTGCCAAGCGCACCATTGTACGGCCGCCCAAGACCACTAAGGAGGCTACACTAATAGCTGACAAAGACTTGCCCTCTGTCTCGTCTGCAGTAGCTAATGGTAAAGTCCCACCTTCAAATTTGCCCGCTGGTCGGAGCCCACAGACACAACGCAGGGATGGagacaacagagcagagaggctcGACAGTGGTCAGGAACAGAGACTGGGGCTGGCGGCTGCTATCCATACCAACACTAGTCAG tTGCCAGAGAATCAAAACCAGTCTTTGGACAGCTTGGGAGCAACAGGAGATATCAGTGACAGCCAGCTACCCACTCCCATAAGTGACTGCCTCAAATCTGTTAGCCTGAGCAAGGAAGTGGACTCTGCTTCTTCCCAAAAACTGGGAGACCAAACAGACTCTAAGCCAGAGATAGACACTGTTAATCAGCAATCAGAGCAGGATACTCTGATGTACCAGCACCTTGGAACAAGACAGGCAGTACCGGTGCCAGCTGTTGCGATGGCACCCAAGGAAAGCCTGTCACCCAGTGTAGCCGTGAGGCAGAGCAACAGTGATGGAGAGGAGAAACGGGACCAGTCAAAAGAAGAGCCGCCTCTGGAATTAAATCAGCAGGAAG CTCCAGAGCCAATGGTTAACCTGCAATTTGTAAAAAATGATTCGTACGAGAAGGGCACAGACTTGATGGTGGTCAATGTGTACATGAAAGGGATCTGTAGGGATACAGCCAGGGTCATCTTCAGGGAGCAGGACTTCACCCTCATCTTCCAAACAAG TGATGCTAACTTCCTGCGGCTTCATTCAGACTGTGGACCAAACACAGTCTTCAAGTGGCAAGTCAAACTCAG GAACCTGATCCACCCTGAGCACTGCACCTACTCCTTCACCCCATCCCGTCTCGACATCACCCTGAAGAAAAGACACAGCCAGCGCTGGGGAGGTCTGGAGGCCCCAGCTTCACAAG GTGCAGTGGGTGGTGCCAAGGTCGCTGTGCCCTCCGGTCCTGCCTGCATGGAGAAAAGCCAACCAGGCAGCAGCCAGCACAGCCTTCCAGCCAAGGAGGAGCCTCCAAGGGTTGGGGAGGAAAAACCCAAAGCCCCCAAGGCCTCACCTAGAGTGGAAGATGGCGGTCTGGATACTGTGGCACCTCGCACTGTTTCTGACCATGTTGCTATTACAAAGCCTGAACCAACTGTCACTACA CCTAAGCCTACCTGCATGGTTCAACCCATGACCCATGCACCTCCTGCCAGTAATGAGCgccatgaggaagaggaagagaagaaggtgTGCCTGCCTGGTTTTACAGGATTGGTCAACCTTGGCAACACCTGCTTTATGAACAGTGTCATCCAGTCCCTGTCCAACACCAGAGAACTCAGGGATTACTTCCTAG ACCGagcttttgaggcagaaataaacTGCAATAATCCGCTGGGAACAGGAGGCAGGCTAGCTATTGGCTTTGCTGTGCTGCTCAGGGCACTTTGGAAGGGAACACACCATGCCTTCCAACCCTCAAAACTCAAG GCAATTGTGGCCAGTAAAGCCAGTCAGTTTACGGGTTACGCTCAGCATGATGCTCAGGAGTTCATGGCCTTCTTACTGGACGGCCTCCATGAGGACTTGAACCGCATCCAGAATAAACcctacacagagacagaggactctGACGGACGGCTAGATGAG GTAGTGGCAGAGGAGGCGTGGCAGAGACACAAGATGAGGAATGACTCCTTCATAGTGGACCTCTTCCAGGGCCAGTTTAAATCCAAGCTTGTGTGCCCATCATGCTCCAAG GTGTCTATCACCTTTGACCCTTTCCTCTACCTGCCTGTTCCCTTGCCCCAGAAACAGAAGGTGCTCTCAGTTTTCTACTTTGCTAAGGAAACTCATAAAAAACCCATTAAG TTTTTGGTAAGTGTGAGCAAGGAAAACTCCAGCACTGCTGAAGTCCTTGAATCCATCTCCAGGAGTGTGAGAGTCAAGCCTGAAAACCTCAGACTGGCAGAG GTGGGGAAGAACCGGTTCCAGCGCATGTTCCTGCCATCCCATTCTCTGGACAcagtgtcctcctctgacaTGTTGTTCTGCTTTGAGGTGCTGTCTAAAGACCTGGCCAAAGAGAGAGTGGTCCTGCTCCGGGTGCAACAA AAACTCCAGGTTCCCAGCATCCCCATCTCGAAATGTGCTGCTTGCCTAAAGCCTCCAGTGTCTGAGGAAGATAAGCTGAAACGGTGCACTCGATGCTATCGTGTGGGCTACTGCAATCA AGTTTGTCAGAGGACCCACTGGCCTAATCACAAGGGAATGTGTCGACCCAACACAGAGAACGTAGGCCTGCCTTTCCTAGTTAGTGTGCCAGAGTCTCGACTTTCTTATGCCCGCCTCACCCAGTTGTTAGAGGGTTACTCCAG GTTTTCTGTAAACGTATTCCAGCCTCCTTTCCAGTCAGGCAGAACATCCCCAGAATCACCCCAGTCCCGAGCAGACCTCCCATCAATGacagctggagctgcagaggGGCCTGGGTCTGGGGATGAGGCAGTCGGTGGTAGCAGTACTGTAGGAGCTGCAAATCTAGAGCTGGACAGCCACTCTTTGTTGCCTGAATCCCAGGCAGAGCATTCTCAGGCCTCAGCTATTCACCCTGGGGATTCAGATTCCCTCTCTTCCCAGACTTCACTCTCGACTACACAGACTACAGATTCAGGATTCTCTGAGGCTGTCTCCTCCACTTCTTGCTGCACCATTGACCCTCATGCTGAAAAGGAGACATCCTGTGAGAAGGCAGTGCGACCAGAGG CTGCAGTAACAGGGTATCCGCACTCAAGTGAATCAGCATCAGGTCATGCCAGTCAGTTCTACatagctctgctggactctaaCAACAAGGAGCAACGGCTGGATGAGAGAG AGGATGCATTGGTTGAGCTCCCTGAAGATGTGACCCTGGAGCTGGTGTGGAAGAACAACGAACGCCTGAAGGAGTATGTGTTGGTGAAATCCAAGGAGCTGGAGTATGAAGAGGACCCTGGTTCTCTGAGTGAGACTGCCAGAGCAGGCCACTTCACCCTGGAACAGTGCCTCAATCTCTTCACAAAGCCAGAGGTGCTGGCACCAGAGGAGGCCTG GTACTGTCCAAAGTGCCAGCAGCACCGCGAagcctccaaacagctgttGCTGTGGCGTCTGCCCAACATTCTGATCATCCAGCTCAAACGCTTCTCCTTCAGGAGCTTCATCTGGAGGGACAAAATCAATGACATGGTTGACTTCCCTGTCAG GAATCTGGATCTGAGCAAGTTTTGTATTGGTCAGAAGGATGACATTCAACAACCTCCAATCTATGACTTGTATGCAGTCATCAACCATTATGGAGGAATGATAGGAGGTCACTATACAGCATATGCTCGCCTGCCCAGTGACAAGAACAGCCAGCGCAGTGATGTTG GCTGGCGTCTGTTCGATGACAGTACTGTGACAATGGTAGAAGAAAGTCAAGTGGTAACCCGCTATGCATATGTCCTGTTCTACCGGCGACGAAACTCACCCGTGGAGAGGCCGCCACGATTCCTCAGACCTGTTGGAGGAGAGTCACCCACTGCTGCAGAAGCTACAGCCAGCCAG GCCTCTAGCCAGTCACTATTTGGGACTGACCTGGATCCTGAAGGACCCCCTACCCTGACCCCCGAGGTGCCCTCTGACCTATTTGCCCACTCTGGAGAGTGTGCTGCAACATCCTACAgcaacatggaggaggtggactAG